The window GCGGCACGACAATGTGGCCGATCCTCGCGTCGTGCAGGGCCTCCCTCGACACGAAGGCGGCCGGGGGGTACAGCCTCAGCACCTCCTGGACCACCATCGTCACCGTTTTTAACTTTGGCAGGGAGTCGGCGTTGATAGGGCCCACCTGGGTCGTCTCGGCCCGTATCCGTGCTTGCCACTTAGGGTGCAAGGCAAGCAACATGAGGCACCACGATGCAGCCACCGCCGTCGACTCGTGGCCGGCGAAGTAGATGTTTTTGCAGTTATCGACAATGAATCTCCTAGAGGAGTCCTCGTCGACGTCGTTGTTCGCGGCTCCTTCAAGGATGAGCTGTAGTAGATCCTTGTTGTCGTCGTCATGTCCCTCCACCACCTCCCATATCAGCGTGTCGATCTCTTTCTCCAAAACATCAATTTTGCTCTTGTGGGCCGTTAATGGCAATCTGCAAATGTTCAGAACTCATCTCAAAAGACTAgcttattaaaattaaaaataaataaaaattatttggGTTAAAGACCCCGCGTCTGTTGTCTTACACAACCGATATGGGATAAGTTTTCTTGCATTGAAGCACGTAACATCAATATTGTTATAAATACCCGAAAGCGTGGGAACCGAAAAGGAAACTTTGGTTGGAAATGGCCTTTTGAAGAGTTCTAAGCTTGGAGAATATGTCTTTCCCTTTCAAATAAGAGCTCCCAAAACAGGCTTTGGAGATCACATCTGCAGAAACACTCCTCAAATCCTCCTCAGCTCTAACCTCTGCCATTTTACCCGACTGGGAAGCTGCGTAAGCTTCCCATTTCCTCGTTAACGACTCGGCTGATTCCACCATCAATCCCACCATCCCCTGTTGCCAAATGGAATAAACAAATATAAGTGTTCGAGGGAAGTTGTTGGCaaatgaaaaaaacaaatataGCAATTATCTAACATCGGTGTGAAAAGAGAATAGAAAATGTATATAAGTCTCATAGGTCACTCCTCGTATTTACCTTGACCTTGTCCATGAAGAACTCGGGCGCAACAATCTTCCGCTGCTGCGCCCACAAATGGCCATTGGAGCGCAATATGCCGTTGCCAAGAATGGGTGCCAGCCTTTTTGTGATGTAAGAAGGCTTCCCAAAGTCGGAAGAAATAGATTGATTCATTTCTTTTACTAGTTCAGGATGGTTGATGTACAAATGTTGCTTGTTTCCGGTGGAGTATGTGTAGATCGGACCTGCACCCGTCAACAAAAATTAGTCATCTTCTATTAATGTGACGAGGTCTATACACCGCaatcaaccattttttttatctctttccGTTTTACCAAATTTGTTTTAAATCTCGTAT of the Salvia splendens isolate huo1 unplaced genomic scaffold, SspV2 ctg25, whole genome shotgun sequence genome contains:
- the LOC121789479 gene encoding cytochrome P450 714A1-like yields the protein MNIIPPPLLLLAITIALSFYVTNWIILVSVCGLTSYLAWANPWRARWRLRAQGINGPKPSLLYGNLWEMEKIQASAALKNTAKHHDFVAHDYTATLFPYFEEWRKQYGPIYTYSTGNKQHLYINHPELVKEMNQSISSDFGKPSYITKRLAPILGNGILRSNGHLWAQQRKIVAPEFFMDKVKGMVGLMVESAESLTRKWEAYAASQSGKMAEVRAEEDLRSVSADVISKACFGSSYLKGKDIFSKLRTLQKAISNQSFLFGSHAFGLPLTAHKSKIDVLEKEIDTLIWEVVEGHDDDNKDLLQLILEGAANNDVDEDSSRRFIVDNCKNIYFAGHESTAVAASWCLMLLALHPKWQARIRAETTQVGPINADSLPKLKTVTMVVQEVLRLYPPAAFVSREALHDARIGHIVVPRGVCLWTLIPTLHRDADIWGPDANEFNPERFAGGISKACKMPQVYIPFGLGPRLCLGRNFALVQLKIVVAVIVSNFTLALSPNYRHSPAYRMIVEPGQGVHLHIQRCSAAHNPT